A window of the Gemmatimonadaceae bacterium genome harbors these coding sequences:
- a CDS encoding M28 family peptidase, whose translation MASGLLRQARVRASLVGLTMLAGPTGVSAQAKSAAKASEVPAAMSAIKEADLKRDLYAMASDGMRGRESGTPDEMRASIWVAEQLRAIGVKPVGDDGSYFQWWNMIRTRVSTVSSNATLGGQALELWKDIIPLGNTSADVSGPVVWLANPADSTIDVRGKVVALRIVAPNPTAIRTTTNSYEVRYTQAATAATNQRLARRGAAAIIMVADSVTDIAFDPMATLRIRGTYDVDRAAQRFANQPARVEPLPAPRNAPTPTFLVRATRATALQQAPVAEIHIRMERFETPSVNIVGVIRGTDPKLRDEYVLYSSHQDHDGVRYLIDKDSVWAGADDNGSVSVALLAAARAFAKQPAKRSILFVYHGAEERGLLGSRYHAAHPVVPLGQIVAVLNGDMIGRNHPDTASLLGIQPPHRNSNDLVSMAIKANSLTGKFVLDSLWDRPTHPEGWYFRSDHVPYARLNIPAVMYSTNLHPDYHTPRDKPENINYPKLTRMAQWMYLTGWFVANAPKRPAIDPGFKLER comes from the coding sequence ATGGCTTCCGGGTTACTGCGGCAGGCGCGCGTGCGCGCATCGCTGGTGGGTCTCACGATGCTCGCCGGACCGACCGGGGTGTCCGCGCAGGCGAAGAGTGCCGCGAAGGCCTCCGAAGTCCCGGCCGCGATGAGCGCCATCAAGGAGGCCGATCTCAAGCGTGATCTCTACGCGATGGCTTCCGACGGCATGCGCGGCCGTGAGTCGGGGACGCCCGATGAAATGCGCGCGTCCATCTGGGTCGCCGAGCAGCTGCGCGCCATCGGCGTCAAGCCCGTCGGCGACGACGGCAGCTACTTCCAGTGGTGGAACATGATCCGCACCCGCGTCTCGACCGTGTCGTCGAACGCGACGCTCGGCGGCCAGGCGCTCGAGCTGTGGAAGGACATCATTCCGCTCGGCAACACCAGCGCGGATGTGAGCGGCCCGGTGGTCTGGCTCGCCAATCCGGCCGACTCCACGATCGACGTGCGCGGCAAGGTCGTCGCGCTCCGCATCGTGGCGCCCAACCCCACGGCCATTCGCACCACGACCAATTCGTACGAGGTCCGCTATACGCAGGCGGCCACCGCGGCCACCAACCAGCGCCTCGCCCGCCGCGGGGCCGCCGCGATCATCATGGTGGCCGACTCCGTGACGGACATCGCCTTCGATCCGATGGCGACGCTCCGCATCCGCGGGACGTACGATGTCGATCGCGCCGCCCAGCGTTTCGCCAATCAGCCGGCGCGTGTGGAGCCGCTCCCCGCACCGCGCAACGCCCCCACGCCCACGTTCCTCGTGCGCGCCACGCGCGCGACGGCGCTGCAGCAGGCGCCGGTCGCCGAGATCCACATCCGCATGGAGCGCTTCGAGACGCCCAGCGTGAACATCGTGGGTGTGATTCGCGGCACCGATCCCAAGCTGCGCGATGAGTACGTGCTCTACTCGAGCCACCAGGACCACGACGGCGTCCGCTATCTGATCGACAAGGATTCGGTGTGGGCCGGCGCCGACGACAACGGCTCCGTCAGCGTCGCCCTCCTCGCCGCCGCCCGCGCCTTCGCAAAGCAGCCCGCCAAGCGTTCCATTCTGTTCGTGTACCACGGCGCCGAAGAGCGCGGCTTGCTCGGCTCGCGCTACCACGCCGCGCACCCCGTCGTGCCGCTCGGGCAGATCGTGGCCGTCCTGAACGGCGACATGATCGGCCGCAACCACCCCGACACCGCGTCGCTTCTCGGCATCCAGCCACCGCACCGCAACTCGAACGACCTCGTGAGCATGGCCATCAAGGCCAACAGCCTCACCGGCAAGTTCGTACTCGACTCCCTCTGGGACCGCCCGACGCACCCCGAAGGCTGGTACTTCCGCAGCGACCACGTGCCGTACGCACGCCTCAACATTCCGGCCGTGATGTACTCCACGAACCTGCACCCCGACTACCACACGCCCCGCGACAAGCCGGAGAACATCAACTATCCCAAGCTCACCCGCATGGCGCAGTGGATGTACCTGACCGGGTGGTTCGTTGCGAACGCCCCCAAGCGCCCAGCCATCGACCCCGGCTTCAAGCTGGAACGCTAG
- a CDS encoding ATP-grasp domain-containing protein codes for MPTVLMLAPGYPGEMPLFTRGLSLQGATVLGASNGPAHELPELARRHLSDYVAIPDLFTNAPSAIAQLRAWLGTRTLDRVCCLWEPGIEIAAQIREAFGVPGQGYEQALKFRNKDLMKQALAAGGVRVPHHAVATTADEVWAAAEQVGYPLIIKPISGAGSMDTFRCDEPKEVSNAIAQLGHVAVVDVEEFIDGEEFTYDTICADGVIKYEHVGHYRPRPLIARTNEWISPQTLSYRHLDNPWVTGGIALGHQVIKVLGYQTGFTHMEWYRKSNGEVVFGEIGARPPGARTVDLMNFASDVDLFVGWAEAELKGTFSPVIERKYNAACITKRAHGQGHIQRIEGLDRIKARCGDAICAIDLLPIGAHRRDWKSTLLSDGYITLRHADWETTKAMADFVGTDLHLYAG; via the coding sequence ATGCCCACCGTCCTCATGCTGGCCCCTGGCTATCCAGGCGAAATGCCGCTCTTCACGCGCGGCCTCTCTCTGCAGGGCGCCACGGTGCTCGGTGCGTCCAACGGACCGGCGCATGAGCTTCCCGAACTCGCCCGTCGCCATCTGAGCGACTACGTCGCGATCCCCGATCTGTTCACCAACGCCCCGAGTGCGATTGCGCAGCTGCGGGCGTGGCTCGGCACGCGGACGCTCGATCGCGTCTGCTGCCTCTGGGAACCGGGCATCGAGATCGCCGCGCAGATCCGCGAGGCGTTCGGTGTCCCAGGGCAGGGGTACGAGCAGGCGCTCAAGTTCCGCAACAAGGATCTCATGAAGCAGGCGCTCGCCGCCGGCGGCGTGCGCGTGCCGCACCACGCCGTCGCCACGACTGCCGATGAAGTGTGGGCGGCCGCCGAACAGGTCGGCTATCCGCTCATCATCAAGCCCATCTCGGGCGCCGGCTCCATGGACACCTTCCGCTGCGATGAGCCCAAGGAGGTCTCCAATGCCATCGCGCAGCTCGGGCACGTGGCCGTGGTGGACGTCGAGGAGTTCATCGACGGCGAGGAGTTCACCTACGACACGATCTGCGCGGACGGGGTGATCAAGTACGAGCACGTGGGGCACTATCGCCCGCGTCCGCTCATCGCCCGAACGAACGAGTGGATCTCACCGCAGACCTTGAGCTACCGCCACCTCGACAACCCGTGGGTCACCGGCGGCATTGCCCTCGGCCATCAGGTGATCAAGGTGCTCGGGTACCAGACCGGCTTCACGCACATGGAGTGGTACCGCAAGAGCAACGGTGAAGTGGTCTTCGGCGAGATCGGCGCCCGTCCGCCCGGTGCCCGCACGGTCGATCTCATGAACTTCGCCAGCGATGTCGACCTGTTCGTCGGGTGGGCGGAGGCGGAGCTCAAGGGGACCTTCTCGCCGGTGATCGAGCGGAAGTACAACGCCGCTTGTATCACCAAGCGGGCACACGGGCAGGGGCACATCCAGCGCATCGAGGGGCTCGATCGCATCAAGGCCCGCTGCGGTGATGCGATTTGTGCCATCGACCTGCTCCCGATTGGCGCCCATCGGCGCGACTGGAAGAGCACGCTCCTTTCGGACGGATACATCACCCTGCGCCACGCCGACTGGGAGACCACCAAGGCGATGGCGGACTTCGTGGGAACCGACCTGCATCTGTACGCCGGCTGA
- a CDS encoding heavy metal translocating P-type ATPase produces MNASHSHGAHDPTRTQTDDPSAHHVDAAGHTSEATLRAGEPAHRDHGTHDKHAGHSVAMFRDKFWLSLLLSVPTLVWGHMLQDALGYHAPSFAGSRWIPAVFGTAVFAYGGPPFLRGAVGELRDRMPGMMSLISLAIVVAFVFSTAVTLGYPGMPLWEELATLVTIMLLGHWMEMRSIDQAQGALGALAKLLPDQASRVHVMGDQEHVEVVPISALAVGDIVLVRPGAHVPADGVVRSGTSTLDESMITGESVPVSKAVGDRVIAGTVNGAGALRVDVTAVGERTALSGIMRLVADAQQSKSRAQMLADRAAQYLTWVALGAGALTFIAWIAAGASGAKAVERLVTVLVIACPHALGLAVPLVLAISTTLGAQSGLLVRDRRGLENARLLDTVVFDKTGTLTLGDHRVVDQFTADGTTVDAALQLAAAVEHDAEHPVAKAIVKSANDRQLGPLRVHDFEAMPGIGVKAMVDGRVLYVGGPTLLERLSVSPSADAAAFIEAGARTGQGTIHLVEEVPESSHATHRLLASFTVADAVRPESAEAVRALRAAGIQVVMMTGDTRAVAEVVAKSLGIDRVLTGVMPDGKAAEIQRLQQGGHRVAMVGDGVNDAPALAMADVGIAVGAGTDVAVEAGDVVLVRSDPRDVSRILTLSRVTYRKMVQNLWWAAGYNVVAIPLAAGVLAPWGITLSPAFGAVLMSVSTIIVALNAQSLRRTVL; encoded by the coding sequence ATGAACGCGTCTCATAGCCATGGTGCCCACGACCCAACGCGGACACAGACCGATGATCCGTCTGCGCATCACGTGGATGCCGCGGGGCACACAAGCGAAGCCACTCTCCGCGCGGGAGAGCCGGCTCACCGCGATCACGGTACGCACGACAAGCACGCGGGCCACTCGGTGGCGATGTTCCGCGACAAGTTCTGGCTTTCGCTGCTCCTCAGCGTGCCGACGCTCGTCTGGGGGCACATGCTGCAGGACGCGCTCGGCTATCATGCGCCGTCGTTCGCCGGCTCGCGCTGGATTCCGGCGGTGTTCGGCACCGCCGTGTTTGCGTACGGTGGCCCTCCGTTCTTGCGGGGGGCTGTCGGCGAGCTGAGGGATCGAATGCCCGGCATGATGTCGTTGATCTCACTCGCCATCGTCGTGGCGTTTGTGTTCAGCACGGCGGTCACGCTCGGCTACCCGGGCATGCCGCTGTGGGAGGAACTCGCCACGCTCGTGACCATCATGCTGCTCGGTCACTGGATGGAAATGCGATCCATCGACCAGGCTCAGGGGGCGCTCGGAGCCTTGGCGAAACTGCTGCCGGATCAGGCCAGCCGCGTGCATGTGATGGGGGACCAGGAGCACGTGGAAGTCGTGCCGATAAGCGCGCTGGCCGTCGGCGATATCGTGCTCGTACGCCCCGGGGCGCACGTCCCCGCTGACGGCGTCGTGCGAAGCGGCACGAGCACGCTCGATGAGTCGATGATCACCGGCGAATCGGTTCCCGTAAGCAAGGCGGTCGGAGACCGTGTGATTGCCGGAACCGTCAACGGCGCGGGCGCGCTACGCGTGGACGTGACGGCCGTCGGTGAGCGCACCGCTCTTTCGGGCATCATGCGGCTCGTCGCGGACGCTCAGCAATCGAAATCACGCGCCCAGATGCTGGCCGACCGCGCGGCGCAGTATTTGACATGGGTGGCGCTCGGAGCGGGAGCGCTCACGTTCATCGCGTGGATCGCGGCGGGTGCGAGTGGCGCGAAGGCCGTGGAGCGGTTGGTCACGGTGCTGGTGATCGCGTGCCCGCACGCGCTCGGGCTCGCGGTTCCGCTCGTCCTCGCGATCTCCACCACGCTCGGAGCTCAGAGCGGGCTCCTTGTACGTGATCGTCGCGGACTGGAGAACGCACGGTTGCTCGACACCGTGGTGTTCGACAAGACCGGAACGCTCACGCTCGGCGACCATCGTGTCGTGGATCAATTCACCGCGGACGGAACCACGGTCGATGCAGCGCTGCAGCTGGCTGCGGCGGTCGAGCATGACGCCGAGCACCCGGTGGCCAAGGCCATCGTTAAGAGCGCGAATGACCGTCAGCTGGGTCCGCTCCGAGTGCATGATTTCGAGGCGATGCCGGGAATTGGCGTGAAAGCGATGGTGGACGGGCGCGTATTGTACGTCGGAGGTCCGACCCTTCTGGAACGGCTGTCGGTCTCACCGTCGGCTGACGCAGCGGCATTCATCGAGGCCGGGGCGCGCACAGGGCAGGGGACCATACATCTCGTCGAGGAGGTCCCTGAGAGTTCCCACGCGACTCATCGCTTGCTGGCGTCGTTCACGGTCGCGGACGCTGTGCGTCCAGAGTCTGCCGAGGCCGTACGGGCATTGCGCGCGGCTGGCATACAGGTGGTGATGATGACCGGCGACACGCGTGCGGTTGCCGAGGTGGTCGCGAAGTCTCTCGGCATCGACCGGGTGTTGACCGGGGTGATGCCCGACGGCAAGGCGGCCGAGATCCAGCGGTTGCAGCAGGGAGGGCATCGCGTCGCGATGGTGGGCGATGGCGTGAACGATGCACCGGCGCTCGCCATGGCCGACGTCGGAATCGCGGTCGGCGCCGGTACCGACGTGGCGGTTGAAGCCGGTGACGTCGTGCTGGTGCGGAGTGATCCGCGAGACGTCTCTCGCATTCTGACGCTCTCTCGGGTGACCTATCGCAAGATGGTGCAAAACCTGTGGTGGGCGGCCGGATACAACGTGGTCGCCATCCCGCTGGCCGCCGGGGTGCTGGCCCCATGGGGCATCACGCTGTCCCCGGCATTCGGCGCGGTCCTGATGTCGGTGAGCACGATCATTGTGGCGCTGAACGCCCAGTCGTTGCGTCGGACAGTGCTGTGA
- the trxA gene encoding thioredoxin, with protein MSTTHPHVHDVTTAGFLADVVERSKTVPVLVDFWATWCGPCRALGPILERLAAEYDGAFELAKVDTDKEQALAAQFQIRSIPTVTLFKGGKSVGGFPGALPEAQIRAFLAQHGVVDAAGSRAVDAALAQLDAGDVEGAAQALEALPSAVYSDARAVRGRAAVSLHRLAARSEADGHAPHAAAIRLVLAGDAAGGLDALLELLRVEKHDERSPARAALVEVLHVVDDEALVRDGRRRMAALLF; from the coding sequence ATGAGCACGACACACCCGCATGTACACGATGTCACCACGGCCGGGTTCCTTGCCGACGTGGTGGAGCGCTCCAAGACGGTTCCGGTGCTGGTCGATTTCTGGGCCACGTGGTGTGGCCCCTGTCGGGCGCTGGGGCCCATCCTGGAGCGGCTTGCCGCCGAATACGACGGCGCGTTCGAACTGGCCAAGGTGGATACGGACAAGGAGCAGGCGCTCGCCGCGCAGTTCCAGATTCGCTCGATTCCCACGGTGACCCTGTTCAAGGGGGGCAAGTCGGTGGGAGGCTTTCCGGGCGCGCTGCCGGAGGCGCAGATCCGGGCGTTTCTCGCGCAGCACGGTGTGGTGGATGCGGCCGGCTCGCGCGCGGTGGACGCGGCGTTGGCGCAGCTGGATGCCGGAGACGTGGAGGGCGCGGCACAGGCCCTGGAGGCCCTGCCCTCGGCGGTGTACTCGGACGCGCGGGCCGTGCGTGGCCGTGCGGCGGTGTCGCTCCACCGGCTGGCCGCGCGCAGCGAGGCCGATGGCCACGCGCCGCATGCGGCGGCGATTCGGCTGGTCCTGGCCGGTGATGCCGCGGGCGGGCTCGATGCCCTGCTCGAGCTGCTGCGGGTGGAAAAGCACGACGAGCGCAGCCCGGCGCGGGCGGCGCTCGTTGAGGTGCTGCATGTCGTCGACGACGAGGCGCTGGTGCGCGACGGTCGGCGACGGATGGCTGCGCTGCTGTTCTGA
- a CDS encoding carboxypeptidase-like regulatory domain-containing protein: MTTSRFRWLSGLLGAAVLSAVPLRAQSPATALPETAPGVLAGIVVDSANVPIRNIAVYLYERREQVRTGPDGRFRFTGVEKGTYTLSARSVGFIGVTERLKVPAKGAVVRLKLTQLERGLPAVITTASRGGLAGIVADTALRALDGASVKLMGTSYAAKTDSAGRFYFAAKPGSYLLRIERSGYARQLVGVTVPPNEGREVAVWLTEGPTRENPVVGANLFDFEQRHIRARQVTYQFFSRDDLAATGANDVMQAAARTTVTPTNFEACAYLDGGPAVAPLWSIAVGEVEFMEALVPGPRGVPGDILNKPTGARATCSYNVWLRR, from the coding sequence ATGACCACCTCTCGCTTTCGCTGGTTGTCGGGGCTGCTGGGCGCCGCCGTGCTCAGCGCCGTCCCGCTGCGCGCGCAGTCGCCCGCCACGGCGCTCCCCGAGACCGCGCCCGGCGTGCTCGCCGGCATCGTCGTCGACTCCGCCAACGTGCCCATCCGGAACATCGCCGTGTACCTGTACGAGCGCCGGGAGCAGGTGCGGACTGGACCCGACGGCCGGTTCCGCTTCACGGGCGTGGAGAAGGGGACCTATACCCTGAGCGCCCGCTCGGTCGGCTTCATCGGCGTCACCGAACGGCTCAAGGTCCCCGCCAAGGGCGCGGTCGTGCGGCTCAAGCTCACCCAGCTCGAACGTGGGCTGCCGGCGGTGATCACGACCGCCTCGCGCGGCGGCCTGGCCGGCATCGTGGCCGACACCGCGCTGCGCGCCCTCGACGGCGCCAGCGTCAAGCTCATGGGCACCAGCTACGCCGCGAAGACCGACTCGGCCGGCCGCTTTTACTTTGCCGCCAAGCCCGGCAGCTATCTCCTGCGCATCGAGCGCAGTGGCTACGCGCGGCAGCTGGTCGGCGTCACGGTGCCGCCCAACGAAGGGCGCGAGGTCGCGGTGTGGCTCACCGAGGGGCCCACGCGCGAGAATCCGGTGGTCGGGGCCAATCTCTTTGATTTCGAGCAGCGCCACATCCGCGCGCGGCAGGTCACGTATCAGTTCTTCAGTCGCGACGACCTCGCCGCCACCGGCGCGAACGATGTGATGCAGGCCGCGGCGCGTACGACGGTCACGCCCACGAACTTCGAAGCCTGTGCGTATCTCGACGGCGGCCCGGCGGTGGCACCGCTCTGGTCCATCGCCGTAGGCGAAGTGGAGTTCATGGAAGCGCTCGTCCCCGGCCCGCGTGGCGTGCCGGGCGACATCCTGAACAAGCCCACTGGCGCCCGGGCCACCTGCAGCTACAACGTCTGGCTGCGACGATAA
- a CDS encoding CRTAC1 family protein, which translates to MPRRRIISLLFLALAACSDRRATRSTTTVSADSPAADSTPDWLRSHAVEERLFATNSAAFNGFTFTDRQAESGITFRHEIVDDAGKTYKAVHYDHGQGVCAADVDGDGRSDVLFVNQRGSNALYRNAGGGRFTEITEAWGLRAVDRIGVGCAFGDIDNDGRPDLFLTTVRKGNRLYHNDGTRFTDITERAGVGYVGHSSGATFLDYDGDGKLDLFVANVGVYTGNEQGAGGAFVGLSDAFQGHLHPERTETSLLYHNLGDNRFAEVSKASGLVDGSWSGDALMVDIDDDGRPDLYVPNMQGRNHLWRNVGGTRFEDATAKYFARTPFGAMGVAQLDFDGDGRLDLFVTDMHSDMIDTYDPNDWTSKALKTDPTHVQDHLLGKDTNTVLFGNALYVNRGGGRFEEISDRYNAETYWPWGPSVGDLNGDGWDDLFITAGMNFPYPYQPNDVLLNTRGKRWLRAAFTVGVEPRRHGATEQVWYTADCSPNGADVASDACQRCRKPDAAKAGCTLDAAGKATMTGTKASRSSVLLDVDGDGDLDIVTNEFNNVPQVLISDLSTKRPLHWLSVRLQGTRSNRQGLGAVVTVTLPDGRNIVRRADGQSGYLSHSDLPLYFGLDGADAATAIAVRWPSGAVQQVAGPVSGGVTVVEK; encoded by the coding sequence ATGCCACGCCGCCGCATCATTTCGCTGCTTTTTCTGGCGCTCGCCGCCTGCTCCGATCGCCGCGCGACCCGTTCCACCACCACCGTCTCCGCCGACAGTCCTGCCGCCGACAGCACCCCGGATTGGTTGCGTTCCCACGCGGTCGAGGAGCGGCTCTTCGCCACCAACTCGGCGGCCTTCAACGGCTTCACCTTCACCGATCGTCAGGCGGAGAGTGGCATCACCTTCCGCCACGAGATCGTGGACGATGCCGGCAAGACGTACAAGGCCGTGCACTACGACCACGGCCAGGGCGTCTGTGCCGCGGACGTGGATGGCGATGGGCGAAGTGATGTGCTCTTCGTGAATCAGCGCGGATCGAACGCCTTGTATCGGAACGCTGGGGGCGGCCGGTTCACGGAGATCACCGAGGCGTGGGGGCTACGCGCTGTGGATCGGATTGGCGTGGGCTGCGCCTTCGGCGATATCGACAACGACGGGCGCCCGGACCTGTTCCTCACGACGGTGCGGAAGGGGAACCGTCTGTACCACAATGACGGCACGCGCTTCACCGACATCACCGAGCGCGCGGGCGTCGGTTATGTAGGGCACTCCTCGGGCGCGACGTTTCTCGACTACGATGGCGACGGCAAGCTCGATCTGTTCGTTGCGAACGTGGGCGTGTACACGGGCAACGAGCAGGGCGCCGGCGGCGCGTTTGTCGGGCTGAGCGATGCCTTTCAGGGGCACCTGCACCCCGAGCGCACCGAGACCAGCCTGCTCTACCACAATCTGGGCGACAACCGCTTCGCCGAGGTGAGCAAGGCCTCCGGACTCGTGGACGGCAGCTGGAGTGGCGACGCGCTTATGGTGGATATCGACGATGACGGCCGCCCCGACCTGTATGTGCCGAACATGCAGGGGCGGAACCATCTCTGGCGCAATGTGGGTGGGACGCGCTTCGAGGATGCCACCGCGAAGTACTTCGCGCGGACGCCGTTTGGCGCGATGGGTGTTGCGCAGCTCGATTTTGATGGCGACGGGCGGCTCGATCTGTTCGTGACCGACATGCACTCCGACATGATCGACACCTACGATCCCAACGACTGGACGAGCAAGGCGCTCAAGACCGACCCGACGCATGTCCAGGACCACCTGCTCGGGAAGGACACGAACACGGTGCTCTTCGGCAACGCCCTGTACGTGAATCGTGGCGGTGGTCGTTTCGAGGAGATCAGCGATCGCTACAACGCCGAGACCTACTGGCCGTGGGGGCCGAGCGTGGGCGATCTCAATGGCGACGGATGGGACGATCTCTTCATCACGGCGGGAATGAACTTCCCGTACCCGTATCAGCCGAACGACGTGCTGCTCAATACGCGCGGCAAGCGATGGCTGCGGGCCGCGTTCACCGTGGGCGTGGAGCCGCGCCGTCATGGCGCGACCGAGCAGGTGTGGTACACCGCCGACTGCTCACCGAACGGGGCCGATGTGGCGAGCGATGCGTGTCAGCGCTGCCGGAAGCCCGACGCGGCCAAGGCGGGGTGCACACTTGACGCGGCCGGCAAGGCAACGATGACGGGCACGAAGGCGAGCCGGTCGAGCGTGCTGCTCGACGTGGATGGCGACGGTGACCTCGATATCGTGACCAACGAGTTCAACAACGTGCCGCAGGTGCTGATCTCGGACCTATCCACGAAGCGGCCGCTGCACTGGTTGTCGGTGCGCCTGCAGGGAACACGCTCGAACCGCCAGGGGCTCGGGGCGGTGGTGACGGTGACGCTCCCTGACGGCCGAAACATCGTGCGCCGGGCCGACGGGCAGTCGGGGTATCTGTCGCACTCCGATCTGCCCTTGTACTTCGGATTGGATGGGGCGGATGCGGCGACGGCCATCGCGGTGCGATGGCCGTCGGGGGCGGTTCAGCAGGTGGCTGGGCCGGTTTCGGGTGGGGTTACGGTTGTTGAGAAGTGA
- a CDS encoding ATP-grasp domain-containing protein encodes MFVVFAAPQFSPAASQMIEAALALPGIRLGVISNQPLEQLAPALARRVAAHWRVDDVTDATQLEGAARALAARGGRIDRLFGAFEQAQLPLALVRERLGIPGLPSEAAQNFRDKARMKDVLRAAGVPVARHALVGSLADALAFVERVGYPIVIKPPAGAGARATERLTDDAALRRAIARYAPAPNDPMLAEEFLRGTEHSLETVSIDGTPVWHSITRYAPTPLEVLEQPWVQWTVLLPREIDAPEFDDIKAIGATALAALGMTTGVSHCEWFRRTDGSVAISEIAARPPGANMTTMISRANDMDFVAAWVRLMVFGEFSAPARKYAVGAAYLRGQGSGVVRHIEGLETIERELGHLICDHRLPQLGHGPTGSYEGEGFIIVRHSDTTVVRDALIRIISTVKVTLG; translated from the coding sequence ATGTTTGTCGTCTTTGCGGCACCGCAATTCTCACCGGCAGCGTCTCAAATGATCGAGGCCGCGCTGGCGCTTCCGGGGATCCGCCTGGGGGTCATCTCCAATCAGCCCCTGGAGCAGCTGGCGCCTGCGCTGGCCCGACGGGTGGCGGCGCACTGGCGCGTGGACGATGTCACCGACGCGACCCAGCTCGAGGGGGCCGCCCGGGCACTGGCGGCCCGTGGTGGCCGCATCGATCGCCTCTTCGGGGCGTTCGAACAGGCGCAGCTCCCTCTCGCGTTGGTTCGGGAGCGCCTGGGGATCCCCGGACTCCCCAGCGAAGCGGCGCAGAACTTTCGCGACAAGGCCCGCATGAAGGATGTGCTGCGCGCGGCCGGGGTACCGGTCGCGCGCCACGCCCTCGTGGGCTCGCTCGCCGATGCGCTCGCCTTCGTGGAGCGCGTCGGCTACCCCATCGTCATCAAGCCGCCTGCGGGCGCGGGCGCGCGCGCGACCGAGCGCCTCACCGATGACGCGGCACTCCGCCGCGCCATCGCGCGCTATGCGCCCGCGCCGAACGATCCAATGCTTGCCGAGGAGTTTCTGCGCGGCACCGAGCATTCGCTCGAAACGGTCTCCATCGACGGCACGCCGGTCTGGCACTCCATCACGCGCTACGCGCCGACGCCGCTCGAGGTCCTCGAGCAGCCCTGGGTGCAGTGGACGGTCCTCCTCCCGCGCGAGATCGACGCGCCCGAGTTCGACGACATCAAAGCGATCGGCGCCACGGCGCTCGCGGCTCTCGGCATGACCACCGGTGTCTCGCATTGCGAATGGTTCCGCCGCACCGACGGCTCGGTGGCCATCAGCGAGATTGCCGCCCGGCCGCCCGGGGCCAACATGACGACCATGATCTCGCGCGCCAATGACATGGATTTCGTCGCCGCGTGGGTCCGTCTCATGGTCTTCGGCGAGTTCTCCGCACCAGCACGGAAGTACGCCGTCGGTGCAGCCTACCTGCGCGGGCAGGGCAGTGGCGTCGTGCGCCACATCGAGGGGCTCGAGACCATCGAGCGGGAACTCGGCCATCTCATCTGCGATCACCGCCTCCCGCAGCTCGGGCACGGCCCCACCGGCAGCTACGAAGGCGAAGGCTTCATCATCGTGCGTCACTCGGACACGACGGTGGTTCGTGACGCCCTCATCCGCATCATCAGTACCGTCAAAGTCACCTTAGGCTAG
- a CDS encoding type IV secretion system DNA-binding domain-containing protein codes for MDSQRDSFWRVGARNLLHDCVSIDLHLARLAGAPNDAHIRRSLFWRGLAGALRAAERIAKAETRVLLSPRRPISRYLLLLRMLAREGGSTVQVPSSATLVQRVITQHAPDLALPALSQLPTLASETSSSLVATCSALVGALSSERVQRALRLDVLPPLRTTQVLSMVDRIRNGSVMLYQPSTTSAEGMTIARAVKAATYDAILAGAACTPEGAVQRLVAIVIDEAHEVLTSTGVSDARFLAVGRAFGSAPILATQSISAIRDRLPMGSHDAVRAIITNVATRVQLATSDPDTLHELRALIPPPPIPGPHVLDIRSLAQGLPGEACWISSSGGWGIGRVKLRPSTPSP; via the coding sequence ATGGACTCGCAGCGGGACAGCTTCTGGCGTGTCGGAGCGCGCAACCTGCTGCACGACTGCGTGTCGATTGATCTACACCTCGCACGACTCGCTGGCGCACCGAACGATGCGCACATACGCCGCAGTCTCTTTTGGCGCGGGCTGGCCGGAGCGCTGCGCGCGGCTGAGCGCATCGCGAAGGCAGAAACGCGTGTGCTTCTCTCTCCACGGCGGCCGATCAGCCGGTATCTACTGCTGCTCCGCATGCTGGCGCGGGAAGGAGGATCGACGGTGCAGGTGCCGTCGAGCGCGACACTGGTGCAGCGAGTGATCACACAGCACGCGCCCGATTTGGCGCTGCCCGCACTTTCGCAGCTTCCAACCCTCGCGTCCGAAACCAGCTCGTCGCTCGTCGCAACGTGCAGCGCCTTGGTGGGGGCTCTATCGAGCGAGCGTGTGCAGCGCGCACTGCGTCTCGATGTGCTTCCGCCGCTGCGAACGACACAGGTGCTGTCGATGGTGGACCGTATTCGCAATGGCAGCGTGATGCTCTATCAGCCGTCCACCACGAGCGCCGAGGGCATGACTATCGCCCGCGCGGTGAAGGCCGCCACGTACGACGCCATCCTTGCAGGCGCCGCGTGCACGCCTGAGGGGGCAGTGCAGCGACTCGTCGCGATCGTGATCGACGAAGCGCATGAGGTCTTGACGAGCACCGGAGTCAGCGACGCGAGGTTTCTTGCCGTTGGACGCGCGTTTGGATCCGCGCCGATTTTGGCGACACAGTCGATCTCCGCGATACGCGATCGCCTGCCGATGGGGTCGCATGACGCCGTACGCGCCATCATCACGAACGTGGCGACGAGGGTGCAGTTGGCAACGTCGGATCCCGATACCCTGCATGAGCTACGGGCGCTGATCCCTCCTCCGCCTATACCAGGGCCGCATGTTCTCGATATTCGCTCACTGGCGCAGGGCCTCCCGGGCGAGGCATGCTGGATTTCTTCTTCCGGCGGATGGGGTATCGGTCGCGTGAAACTTCGGCCCTCGACGCCCTCGCCGTGA